The Deinococcus roseus genome has a window encoding:
- the xdhC gene encoding xanthine dehydrogenase accessory protein XdhC, producing MFWAEWTDTLQKLAATREDTVMVTLAAVRGHAPQKPGVKMLVTEERIYHTLGGGFMEHHAAEKARKLLQDGTSEPVSEILRLTAKETPAHTVQCCGGEVTLLYEVVRFKRQSVAIYGLGHIGQAVAFHLGRLPIDLHLFDSRENQLPELDTSRARIHAQQVPIPEATVSDLPQGTLILIMTHDHATDLAVLEMALKRPDFPFIGVIGSTVKRQNFRQHLLKEGFVQHDLDRITSPVGLASIASKDPEVIALSVSAQLLEMLSRTEVS from the coding sequence ATGTTCTGGGCTGAGTGGACCGACACCCTGCAAAAACTCGCCGCAACCAGAGAGGACACCGTGATGGTCACCCTGGCTGCGGTGCGGGGCCATGCACCCCAGAAACCTGGCGTGAAGATGCTGGTGACAGAGGAACGCATTTACCACACGCTGGGGGGCGGTTTCATGGAGCACCACGCTGCTGAAAAGGCCCGCAAGCTTTTGCAAGACGGCACTTCTGAACCCGTCTCAGAAATCCTCAGGCTCACGGCAAAAGAAACCCCGGCCCACACCGTGCAGTGCTGCGGCGGCGAAGTGACCCTGCTGTACGAGGTGGTGCGCTTTAAAAGGCAGTCCGTGGCGATTTATGGTCTGGGGCACATCGGGCAGGCGGTGGCCTTTCATCTGGGCAGGTTGCCAATAGACCTGCACCTCTTTGACAGCCGTGAAAACCAGCTTCCAGAACTGGACACCTCCAGAGCCAGAATTCATGCACAGCAAGTGCCCATCCCGGAGGCCACCGTTTCAGATTTGCCGCAGGGCACCCTGATCCTGATCATGACCCACGACCATGCCACCGACCTTGCTGTGCTGGAAATGGCCTTAAAACGGCCTGATTTTCCCTTCATCGGGGTGATCGGATCCACGGTCAAACGCCAGAATTTCCGGCAACATTTGCTGAAAGAGGGGTTTGTGCAGCATGATCTGGACAGAATCACCTCTCCGGTGGGCCTTGCCAGCATTGCCAGCAAAGACCCGGAAGTGATCGCCCTGAGCGTGTCAGCGCAACTGCTGGAAATGCTGTCCAGAACTGAAGTTTCCTGA
- a CDS encoding response regulator, with the protein MTETLRILIADDHKLFREGVKALLSVLPGIEVIGEAHTGKQVVDLALQLQPDVVLMDIQMPEMSGLEATRTLMKHSPNLGILVVSMFDDDDNVFEAMKAGARGYLLKGADHEELIRAIHAVGRGEALFAPGIARKLMGFFQRPRSLPDLFPELTEREREILLLISRGHSNPEIARKIEVADKTVRNHITSIFSKLQVSTRTEAILRAREAGL; encoded by the coding sequence ATGACTGAAACCCTGCGCATCCTGATTGCCGATGACCACAAGCTGTTCCGCGAAGGGGTGAAGGCCCTGCTGTCGGTGCTTCCCGGCATTGAGGTCATTGGGGAAGCCCACACCGGAAAGCAGGTGGTGGATCTGGCCCTGCAACTTCAGCCCGATGTGGTCCTGATGGACATCCAGATGCCCGAAATGTCCGGTCTGGAAGCCACCCGCACCCTGATGAAGCACAGCCCCAACCTGGGGATCCTGGTGGTCAGCATGTTCGATGACGACGACAACGTGTTCGAGGCCATGAAAGCCGGAGCCAGAGGTTACCTGCTGAAAGGGGCGGACCATGAAGAACTCATCCGGGCCATTCATGCGGTGGGACGGGGGGAAGCCCTCTTTGCCCCTGGCATTGCCCGCAAATTGATGGGGTTTTTCCAGAGGCCCAGAAGCCTGCCAGATTTGTTTCCAGAATTGACAGAACGGGAGCGGGAAATCCTGCTGCTGATTTCCAGGGGCCACAGCAACCCGGAGATTGCCCGCAAAATCGAGGTGGCAGACAAGACCGTGCGCAACCACATCACCAGCATCTTTTCAAAATTGCAGGTCAGCACCCGCACCGAGGCCATCTTGCGGGCCAGGGAAGCTGGACTGTGA
- a CDS encoding thiol-activated cytolysin family protein, translating to MKGLLAGVLLFFGMGQAQQMESLGGVITSKPGCVSANAGQLDCFARGGDGALWQKSWTGTAWSDWVSRGGQFQDEPECVSWGVGRIDCFVKGNDQGLHHIWKEGNTWGTWESLAGQLAERPECLSTRPGEVSCIVKATNSSVYQKSWTGNRWTDWVPLSGTVLDVPECVSWGAGRIDCFARGTNSAQHHIYTPALDRWSGWEPLGGGLHSRSSCVTEGVNRISCFVRGGDRALYVQSWTGQRFTGWDRLDGALTSAPDCLRGFSGQTDCFFAADGGVMNRLTFTDQNHKSSLKTQSGALQGSPECVSWGAGRIDCFARGTSNDLLHWWYAENLDSTQMQKATLAVGQYPRDAKTPDAFFQALHEGPALQVVRAAGPSGLKEKGQSQETQQAPDGNYLCQVRQVSFSNTPEEFVTFEGAMGNLWLGNLAQGEGLKGGSFKGLSVPANQRQPLTLYLGGLNFAGNRETVNATASEVSTGIGNLLSRFKSTGLQAGAGTVFSKVTVSESLESSLIQAGFNASYLTASVKGSLEKRSSQKRNKVTGFFIQKVFQVALDTQGQTPASALFGTLTPISTLESLGASKELSYSNLPAYVSSIAYGRMVAVSMESNYTEDQMTAALEASYSGLFASATGRFKTDLKEVLQESSIEVKVLGGDEESAKRLIRSGQFADYFGVQSTPIETFRPISYTLRYIGNNDVAAVNKTTDFEIKECSASSVRLKPQFRFTLVVPDDKNYDDLYGSITVNGKSIYEVEENRNSPVYPMQTVQLGALPDLNVNFDQDQFIRINGLLMDHDSGPNDRVGHWDLNFNLREAANAYRAGQAFFEKTFRAYGEDDSIVDLTLRFDFR from the coding sequence ATGAAAGGTTTACTGGCAGGTGTGCTGTTGTTCTTCGGGATGGGGCAGGCACAGCAAATGGAATCCCTGGGAGGGGTCATCACTTCAAAGCCCGGCTGTGTCTCTGCCAATGCAGGACAGCTGGATTGCTTCGCACGTGGGGGAGATGGGGCGCTCTGGCAAAAAAGCTGGACGGGCACGGCATGGAGCGACTGGGTTTCCAGAGGAGGACAGTTTCAGGATGAACCGGAGTGTGTGTCCTGGGGAGTGGGCCGCATCGACTGCTTCGTGAAAGGGAACGACCAGGGCCTGCATCACATCTGGAAGGAAGGAAACACCTGGGGCACATGGGAATCTCTTGCTGGACAGCTTGCAGAACGCCCGGAATGCCTGTCCACCCGTCCGGGTGAAGTCAGTTGCATCGTGAAAGCCACCAACAGCTCGGTGTACCAGAAAAGCTGGACCGGGAACCGCTGGACCGACTGGGTGCCCCTGTCTGGCACCGTGCTGGATGTGCCCGAATGTGTGTCCTGGGGTGCAGGCCGCATCGACTGCTTTGCCAGAGGAACAAATTCTGCCCAGCACCACATTTACACCCCTGCCCTGGACCGCTGGAGTGGCTGGGAACCTCTGGGAGGGGGGCTGCATTCCCGTTCCTCCTGCGTCACCGAAGGGGTGAACCGCATTTCCTGCTTTGTGCGCGGAGGGGACCGTGCCCTGTACGTGCAGAGCTGGACGGGCCAGCGGTTTACGGGCTGGGACCGTCTGGATGGAGCGCTCACATCTGCCCCGGACTGCCTCAGAGGGTTTTCAGGCCAGACCGACTGCTTTTTTGCAGCAGATGGAGGGGTGATGAACCGCCTGACCTTCACAGATCAGAACCACAAAAGCAGCCTCAAAACCCAGTCTGGCGCGTTGCAGGGCAGCCCGGAGTGCGTGTCCTGGGGAGCGGGCCGCATCGACTGCTTTGCCAGAGGAACCAGCAACGACCTGCTGCACTGGTGGTATGCAGAAAACCTGGACAGCACACAGATGCAAAAAGCCACCCTGGCCGTGGGTCAGTACCCCAGAGACGCAAAAACCCCCGATGCCTTCTTTCAGGCCCTGCATGAGGGTCCCGCCCTGCAGGTGGTGCGCGCCGCTGGCCCTTCTGGTCTGAAAGAGAAAGGCCAGTCCCAGGAAACCCAGCAAGCACCAGATGGCAATTACCTGTGTCAGGTCAGGCAGGTGAGTTTCAGCAACACCCCCGAGGAATTTGTGACGTTTGAAGGCGCGATGGGCAATTTGTGGCTGGGCAACCTCGCTCAGGGAGAAGGACTCAAAGGAGGCAGTTTCAAGGGCCTCAGTGTGCCTGCAAACCAGCGGCAACCCCTTACCCTCTACCTGGGCGGCCTGAACTTTGCCGGGAACCGTGAGACCGTGAATGCCACCGCCAGCGAAGTCTCCACTGGAATTGGCAACCTGCTGTCCCGCTTCAAAAGCACAGGCTTGCAGGCCGGAGCAGGAACGGTGTTCAGCAAAGTCACGGTCAGCGAAAGCCTGGAATCCTCCCTGATTCAGGCCGGGTTCAATGCCTCCTACCTGACTGCCAGCGTGAAAGGGAGCCTGGAAAAACGCTCCAGTCAGAAACGCAACAAGGTCACCGGATTTTTCATTCAGAAGGTGTTTCAGGTGGCCCTGGACACCCAGGGTCAGACCCCGGCCAGTGCCCTGTTTGGCACACTCACCCCGATCAGCACGCTGGAAAGCCTGGGGGCCAGCAAGGAACTCTCTTACAGCAACCTGCCTGCTTACGTGTCCAGCATTGCTTACGGACGCATGGTGGCGGTCAGCATGGAATCCAACTACACCGAAGACCAGATGACCGCAGCCCTGGAGGCCTCCTATTCTGGACTGTTCGCCTCTGCAACCGGGCGTTTCAAGACAGACCTGAAAGAGGTCCTGCAGGAAAGCAGCATTGAAGTGAAAGTGCTGGGTGGAGATGAGGAATCCGCCAAACGCCTGATCCGCTCCGGGCAGTTCGCAGATTACTTCGGTGTGCAGAGCACCCCCATCGAGACCTTCCGGCCCATCTCTTACACCCTCAGGTACATCGGGAACAACGACGTGGCAGCCGTCAACAAGACCACCGATTTCGAGATCAAGGAGTGCTCTGCCAGCAGCGTGCGCCTCAAACCCCAGTTCCGGTTCACACTGGTTGTTCCAGACGATAAAAATTACGATGACCTGTATGGCAGCATCACCGTCAATGGCAAGAGCATCTACGAAGTGGAAGAAAACCGCAACAGCCCGGTGTACCCCATGCAGACCGTGCAACTCGGTGCCCTGCCTGACCTGAACGTGAATTTTGATCAGGACCAGTTCATCAGGATCAATGGCCTCCTGATGGACCACGATTCTGGCCCCAATGACCGGGTGGGCCACTGGGACCTCAATTTCAACCTCCGCGAAGCAGCGAATGCCTACCGTGCAGGACAGGCCTTCTTCGAGAAAACCTTCCGTGCATATGGCGAGGACGACAGCATTGTGGACCTCACCCTGCGCTTTGACTTCAGGTAA
- the xdhB gene encoding xanthine dehydrogenase molybdopterin binding subunit has product MSKHESAWLHVSGTARFTEDLTLDHPHALHAYPVQSPHAHAKVLGIDTTLAEKSEGVVRVLTAKDVPGENDTGISRRDEPLFPETIEYAGQAVVWVLAKTREQARIGAQLVKVEYEAMKPVLDLKDAIGQGSFHSAPIRMARGSIDQALENAEHLKEGELDIGGQEHFYLETHASLAKLDESGTMYVHSSTQHPSETQDIVARVLGVPRSEVIVQCTRMGGGFGGKESQSNPYASVAALGAKLTGKPVLVRLSRAQDTTLSGKRHPFHARYQIGFTSEGMLQALKLDLFADGGYSLDLSEPIVSRALFHSDNAYFIPHMQVTGRVCKTHKTSQTAFRGFGGPQGMVVIEHLMDLIARTLNLPPHEIRQKNFYTPEQTTHYGQQVTDAWKMNRVWEEALLRSHYLKRAEEIRAFNAQSKNPQNKNRVRGLAITPVKFGISFTMTAYNQAGALVLIYQDGSVQVNHGGTEMGQGLHTKIQAIAAKTLGLPTEKIKVMPTRTDKVPNTSATAASTGSDLNGGAVRNACETLKDRLLEVVAKFHKLEKAHLTLTDGAFWHGLEKLWTFEEAVRSAYYQRVQLFSDGFYATPNIHWDREKAAGRPFAYFAYGACVAEIELDPVTGMHQVLQVDIVHDVGESLTPSIDRGQIEGGFIQGMGWLTLEDLRWNDTGMLATRNASTYKLPTLMDAPDVFNVHLLENVPQEGVVFGSKAVGEPPLMLAIAVREALKDAIHTLTGHFADVPSPITPEVSFFASSLKKTHVLG; this is encoded by the coding sequence ATGAGCAAGCATGAAAGCGCCTGGCTGCACGTGAGCGGCACCGCCAGATTCACCGAAGACCTGACCCTGGACCACCCACACGCCCTGCACGCCTACCCGGTGCAGTCCCCCCATGCCCATGCGAAAGTGCTGGGCATCGACACCACCCTTGCAGAGAAGTCTGAGGGCGTGGTGCGGGTGCTGACCGCCAAAGACGTGCCCGGAGAGAACGACACCGGCATTTCCAGACGCGATGAACCCCTCTTTCCCGAAACCATCGAGTACGCTGGGCAGGCCGTGGTGTGGGTGCTGGCCAAAACCCGTGAGCAGGCCAGAATCGGAGCACAACTGGTCAAGGTGGAATATGAGGCCATGAAGCCGGTGCTGGACCTGAAAGATGCCATTGGGCAAGGGTCTTTCCACAGTGCGCCCATCCGCATGGCGAGAGGATCCATCGATCAGGCCCTGGAAAACGCAGAGCACCTGAAAGAAGGCGAACTGGACATTGGGGGACAGGAACACTTTTATCTGGAAACCCATGCCAGCCTCGCCAAACTGGACGAAAGTGGGACCATGTACGTGCATTCCAGCACCCAGCACCCCAGCGAAACCCAGGACATCGTGGCCCGTGTGCTGGGCGTGCCCCGCAGTGAGGTGATCGTGCAGTGCACCCGCATGGGGGGCGGCTTCGGGGGCAAGGAATCCCAGTCCAACCCCTACGCTTCGGTGGCCGCACTGGGAGCAAAACTGACCGGGAAACCCGTGCTGGTGCGCCTGAGCCGCGCCCAGGACACCACCCTGAGCGGCAAACGGCACCCTTTCCATGCCCGGTACCAGATCGGGTTCACCTCTGAGGGGATGCTGCAGGCACTGAAGCTGGACCTCTTTGCAGATGGCGGCTACAGCCTGGACCTCTCCGAGCCGATTGTGTCCCGGGCGCTCTTTCACTCGGACAACGCGTATTTCATTCCGCACATGCAGGTGACCGGACGGGTGTGCAAGACCCACAAGACCTCACAGACAGCATTTCGCGGGTTTGGAGGGCCGCAGGGGATGGTGGTGATCGAGCACCTCATGGACCTGATTGCCCGCACCCTGAACCTGCCCCCCCATGAAATCCGGCAGAAGAACTTCTACACCCCGGAGCAGACCACCCACTACGGCCAGCAGGTCACAGACGCCTGGAAAATGAACCGCGTGTGGGAAGAGGCCCTGCTGCGCAGCCATTACCTGAAGCGCGCAGAGGAAATCCGCGCCTTCAATGCCCAGAGCAAGAACCCCCAGAACAAAAACAGGGTCAGAGGGCTGGCGATCACTCCCGTCAAATTCGGGATTTCCTTCACCATGACGGCCTACAACCAGGCTGGTGCATTGGTCCTGATCTATCAGGATGGCAGCGTGCAGGTCAACCACGGCGGCACCGAAATGGGCCAGGGGCTGCACACCAAAATCCAGGCCATTGCTGCAAAAACACTGGGCCTCCCCACCGAAAAAATCAAGGTGATGCCCACCCGCACAGACAAAGTGCCCAATACCTCTGCCACTGCAGCCTCCACCGGCTCTGATCTGAACGGTGGGGCCGTCAGGAACGCCTGCGAAACCCTGAAAGACCGCCTGCTGGAGGTGGTCGCAAAATTCCACAAACTGGAAAAAGCCCACCTGACCCTCACAGACGGGGCGTTCTGGCACGGGCTTGAAAAACTCTGGACCTTCGAGGAGGCCGTCAGAAGCGCCTATTACCAGCGCGTCCAGCTGTTCAGTGATGGGTTTTACGCCACCCCCAACATCCACTGGGACAGGGAAAAAGCAGCTGGTCGGCCTTTCGCTTACTTCGCTTATGGGGCCTGCGTGGCCGAAATTGAACTCGATCCGGTCACAGGCATGCACCAAGTTCTGCAGGTGGACATCGTGCACGATGTGGGCGAGAGCCTGACCCCCAGCATCGACCGCGGCCAGATTGAAGGTGGGTTCATTCAGGGCATGGGCTGGCTGACTTTAGAAGACCTGCGCTGGAACGACACCGGGATGCTGGCCACCCGCAATGCCTCCACGTACAAACTGCCCACCCTGATGGATGCACCGGATGTGTTCAACGTTCACCTGCTGGAAAACGTGCCCCAGGAAGGCGTGGTGTTCGGATCCAAAGCCGTGGGAGAACCCCCCCTGATGCTGGCCATTGCTGTTCGGGAAGCCCTCAAGGACGCCATCCACACCCTGACCGGGCATTTTGCGGATGTGCCCTCCCCCATCACGCCAGAAGTCAGTTTCTTTGCCTCCAGCCTGAAGAAAACCCATGTTCTGGGCTGA
- a CDS encoding ABC transporter substrate-binding protein: MTASFKPPFQRIASLTCSNTEILAALDLGHLLCAADDHSDFPGEVLKDLPRLGPDLQIDVRRLQDLQPDLVLASLSVPGMEKVVQELETSGLNFVVLDPTSWTGVLESIRTVGQVMRCQERAETLIAAMQQEVEALKASLPVFSHPPRVLIEWWPRPVIVATRDSWITDMLHLLGAENAFVHLEKRSSPVTDQQVLEAQPDLIVCSWCGVRKIRPDVVFKREKWASLAAVQEHRVVVIPESGLGRPGPRLMEGFRALAAALKGLNGSSPFQ, encoded by the coding sequence ATGACGGCATCCTTCAAACCCCCCTTCCAGCGCATTGCCAGCCTGACCTGCTCCAACACCGAAATCCTGGCTGCCCTGGATCTGGGACACCTGCTGTGCGCTGCAGACGATCACTCGGACTTTCCTGGTGAGGTGCTGAAAGACCTGCCCAGACTGGGACCGGACCTGCAGATTGACGTGCGGAGACTGCAGGACTTGCAGCCCGATCTGGTGCTGGCCAGCCTGTCTGTGCCTGGAATGGAAAAGGTGGTTCAGGAACTGGAAACCTCTGGCCTGAACTTTGTGGTGCTGGACCCCACCAGCTGGACAGGTGTGCTGGAAAGCATTCGCACGGTCGGGCAGGTCATGCGCTGTCAGGAACGTGCAGAAACCCTGATTGCAGCCATGCAGCAAGAAGTGGAGGCCCTGAAAGCCAGCCTGCCCGTGTTTTCACACCCACCCAGAGTGCTCATTGAATGGTGGCCCAGACCTGTGATTGTGGCCACCAGGGATTCCTGGATCACCGACATGCTGCACTTGCTGGGGGCAGAAAATGCTTTTGTGCATCTGGAAAAACGCTCCAGTCCTGTCACAGACCAGCAGGTGCTGGAGGCCCAGCCTGACCTGATCGTCTGCTCCTGGTGCGGCGTGAGGAAAATCCGCCCTGACGTGGTGTTCAAAAGGGAAAAGTGGGCATCTCTGGCTGCTGTGCAAGAACACCGGGTGGTGGTCATTCCCGAATCTGGACTGGGACGCCCCGGCCCGAGACTGATGGAAGGGTTCAGGGCACTGGCAGCAGCTTTGAAGGGTCTGAATGGTTCAAGCCCCTTTCAGTGA
- a CDS encoding sensor histidine kinase, translating to MKSWQIPALCLLLSLVLLVVGWHDRWVAVVWDTRGSPAQSWNSSFTLLRLGLDAALLMCGGLGSALLVLAARNPLLAFLLLLFCGLLSGFLAAPLWAAALVGLLMVLAGVWTFRGQLPVLIGLGVLWGMGLLQLLTHPAVPIGHPRYPLDVWGVKNLGLYGQELVLPALTLVVGLHLLVRISLLVLDHLMHTATLLVNRLLVFLGMSLLIALLYILVVSGLGALLGTLTSTVVASVLVAVLAQPVQMGLQHSINRIMYGDRNDPYQVMQTLGKNLAAPSAPRAQLQDFLNTLLKVFRVPHAAIQLQTGETLQSGLPAGQQLHFELVVQGERIGTLVLSSPEKPRFRDLLLLQNLARQVALTAQSLQLQQQLKDSREQLVRAGEAERKRLRRDLHDGLGPALAGLSLKLEASRLQLQHAPDKLEQTLKQLKDDSQELILDVRRLVHDLRPPRLDDLGLRAALLELLERCAEHGMHTQHHLPEVFPALGAALEVALYRITQEALTNVMKHAQASGCSLCLQMDEKALMLEVRDDGVGLPGTRTAGVGTHSMRERAEALSGSLRWERLNPGTALIAVFPLDPTGALHD from the coding sequence ATGAAGTCCTGGCAGATTCCTGCGCTTTGCCTGCTGCTCTCCCTGGTTTTGCTGGTGGTGGGCTGGCATGACCGCTGGGTGGCGGTGGTGTGGGACACCCGTGGCAGTCCTGCCCAGAGCTGGAACAGCAGTTTCACCCTTTTGAGGCTGGGCCTTGATGCTGCTTTGCTGATGTGTGGGGGTCTGGGAAGTGCCCTGCTGGTGCTGGCTGCTCGCAACCCCTTGCTGGCCTTCTTGCTGCTGCTGTTCTGTGGTCTGCTCAGTGGGTTTCTGGCTGCTCCGCTGTGGGCTGCTGCACTGGTGGGGCTTTTGATGGTGCTGGCAGGGGTGTGGACTTTTCGGGGGCAGCTTCCTGTCCTGATCGGACTTGGGGTGCTGTGGGGAATGGGCTTGCTGCAACTGCTCACCCATCCAGCGGTTCCCATCGGACACCCCAGATACCCGCTGGATGTCTGGGGTGTGAAGAACCTGGGTCTGTACGGTCAGGAACTGGTGCTTCCTGCCCTGACCCTGGTGGTGGGCCTGCATCTGCTGGTCAGGATCTCTTTGCTGGTGCTGGACCACCTGATGCACACTGCCACCCTGCTGGTGAACCGTTTGCTGGTGTTTCTGGGCATGAGCCTGTTGATTGCCCTGCTGTACATCCTGGTGGTCTCGGGCCTCGGGGCACTTCTTGGTACCCTGACCAGCACGGTGGTGGCCTCGGTGCTGGTGGCGGTGCTGGCACAACCCGTGCAGATGGGCTTGCAGCACAGCATCAACCGCATCATGTACGGAGACCGCAACGATCCCTATCAGGTGATGCAGACCCTGGGGAAAAACCTTGCTGCGCCCAGTGCACCCAGAGCGCAGCTGCAGGACTTTCTGAACACCCTGCTGAAGGTGTTCCGGGTTCCCCATGCCGCCATTCAGTTGCAGACCGGAGAAACCCTGCAATCTGGTCTTCCGGCAGGGCAACAGCTGCATTTTGAACTGGTGGTGCAGGGGGAACGCATCGGGACACTGGTGCTGTCCAGCCCGGAAAAACCCCGTTTCAGAGACCTGCTTTTGCTGCAGAACCTGGCCCGGCAGGTGGCCCTGACCGCACAATCCCTGCAATTGCAACAGCAACTGAAAGACTCCCGTGAACAACTGGTCCGGGCCGGAGAGGCCGAGCGCAAACGCCTGAGGCGCGACCTGCACGACGGTCTGGGTCCCGCCCTGGCCGGACTGAGCCTCAAACTGGAAGCCAGCAGGTTGCAGTTGCAACATGCCCCGGACAAACTGGAGCAGACCCTAAAGCAACTGAAAGACGACAGCCAGGAATTGATTCTGGATGTGCGCCGTCTGGTGCATGACCTGCGCCCTCCCAGGCTGGACGATCTGGGCCTCAGGGCGGCTTTGCTGGAACTGCTGGAACGCTGCGCCGAACATGGCATGCACACCCAGCACCATTTGCCAGAGGTTTTTCCTGCACTGGGAGCCGCTCTGGAGGTGGCCCTTTACCGCATCACCCAGGAGGCCCTGACCAATGTGATGAAGCACGCCCAGGCTTCAGGGTGCAGCCTGTGCCTTCAAATGGACGAAAAAGCCCTTATGCTGGAAGTCAGAGACGACGGGGTGGGACTGCCTGGCACCCGCACAGCCGGGGTGGGCACCCACTCCATGCGTGAACGGGCCGAAGCCCTATCTGGAAGTTTACGCTGGGAGCGCCTGAATCCTGGCACGGCACTGATTGCTGTTTTTCCACTGGACCCCACAGGAGCCCTCCATGACTGA
- a CDS encoding FAD binding domain-containing protein, which produces MKEGSFPVSPQNTSSAARTSLRVNGTEHLLHPEQLTVPLLHTLRELGFTSCKEGCGEGECGACAVVIRSASPQGSPYTPLNACLTLTGSVVHHDVLTAEGLHQHPVQEAMVNFNGSQCGYCTPGFVMSMFAEYYRERPFDLEAISGNLCRCTGYRAIRDAALSLPEHAPDAFSALELPDVQALESGHFCRPTSLQDALLHLQAHPDAKVLAGGTDAIVEYNQRDVRPERYLDVNLIPELKVLSRTENGHQVGAAVTLSELESILPAGLKRDWLDRYASRLIRNRATLGGSLVTASPIGDAAPLLLALDAQVFIATLEGEKRVFLSEFFTGYRSTLLKPGELVQAIEFAEIPETLQFCKVTKRHHDDISSVALGLDIRMDEGVISHARIGLGGVAATPIRAREAEERMVGKKPDEALKVAMEVLQDSLKPLSDHRASSEYRKQVTLKLIEAYFQAHLGVSV; this is translated from the coding sequence ATGAAAGAGGGCAGTTTTCCAGTTTCACCCCAAAACACATCCAGCGCAGCCAGAACCTCTCTGAGGGTCAATGGCACTGAGCACCTGCTCCATCCTGAACAGCTGACCGTTCCCCTGCTGCACACCTTGAGGGAACTGGGCTTCACCAGTTGCAAGGAAGGGTGCGGAGAGGGCGAATGTGGGGCCTGCGCGGTGGTCATCCGTTCTGCCAGCCCGCAGGGAAGCCCTTACACCCCCCTGAATGCCTGCCTCACCCTGACCGGGAGCGTGGTTCATCATGACGTCCTGACCGCTGAAGGGTTGCACCAGCACCCTGTACAGGAAGCCATGGTAAACTTCAATGGCTCGCAGTGCGGATACTGCACGCCGGGCTTCGTGATGAGCATGTTCGCGGAGTATTACAGGGAGCGGCCCTTTGATCTGGAGGCCATTTCGGGGAACCTCTGCAGGTGCACTGGATATCGGGCCATCCGGGACGCTGCCCTGTCCCTGCCAGAACATGCCCCGGACGCTTTTTCTGCGCTGGAACTTCCTGATGTGCAGGCCCTGGAATCAGGGCACTTTTGCCGCCCAACCAGCCTGCAAGACGCATTGTTGCATCTGCAAGCCCATCCTGACGCTAAAGTTCTGGCCGGGGGCACAGACGCCATTGTGGAGTACAACCAGCGGGATGTGCGGCCTGAACGGTATCTGGATGTCAACCTGATCCCGGAACTGAAGGTGCTCTCCAGAACAGAAAACGGGCACCAGGTGGGGGCGGCAGTGACCCTCAGCGAACTGGAAAGCATTTTGCCTGCTGGACTCAAAAGAGACTGGCTGGACCGCTATGCTTCCCGGCTGATCCGCAACCGGGCCACCCTTGGGGGCTCTCTGGTGACGGCCTCCCCCATCGGGGACGCTGCGCCCCTCTTGCTGGCCCTGGATGCCCAGGTGTTCATTGCCACGCTGGAAGGGGAAAAACGGGTCTTTCTGTCGGAGTTCTTCACGGGGTACCGTTCCACCCTGCTGAAACCCGGAGAACTGGTGCAGGCCATTGAATTTGCAGAGATTCCCGAAACGCTGCAGTTCTGCAAGGTCACCAAACGACACCACGACGACATCAGTTCGGTGGCCCTGGGGCTGGACATCCGCATGGATGAGGGGGTCATTTCCCATGCCCGCATTGGACTCGGAGGGGTGGCGGCCACCCCCATCAGGGCCAGAGAAGCCGAGGAGCGCATGGTCGGGAAAAAACCGGATGAGGCCCTCAAAGTGGCAATGGAGGTTCTGCAGGACAGCCTGAAGCCCCTCAGCGACCACCGGGCCAGCAGCGAATACCGCAAACAGGTCACCCTGAAGCTGATCGAGGCCTATTTTCAGGCGCACCTGGGGGTTTCTGTATGA